A genomic region of Cannabis sativa cultivar Pink pepper isolate KNU-18-1 chromosome 1, ASM2916894v1, whole genome shotgun sequence contains the following coding sequences:
- the LOC115705647 gene encoding uncharacterized protein LOC115705647, which translates to MKMVHRFGGWSVCVAILVLVLSCTSIPSSNSLRIKKQIKTKSGVFLSQKFELGPGSVINRFYYDIDFPRGHIAVKSFNAEVVDEAGNPIPLHETYLHHWVVYRYYQPKDEYQKHNISKLIIAGNNGICQDDILGQYYGLGSETRKTPTFVPDPYGVEVGNPAEIPDGYEERWLLNVHAIDTRGTVDGLGCTECRCDLYNVSKDEYGRPLRPDYRGGLLCCYDQTNCKVRKGFQGVKRSLYLKYTVEWIDWTDSILPVKIYIFDVTDTWNGLNSAKHNCKIEYEVVESCKGTSVTRVRCIDTKSTRVSIPKGGYVVYGAAHQHTGGAGSTLYGEDGRVICSSNPIYGKGKEAGNEAGYIVGMSTCYPQPGSIKIVDGETLVLESKYSSSQAHTGVMGLFYILVADQLPNSSNIF; encoded by the exons atgaaaatggtaCATCGTTTTGGAGGTTGGTCTGTGTGTGTAGCAATATTAGTATTAGTATTAAGCTGCACCAGCATACCAAGTTCAAATTCCCTGAGGATCAAAAAGCAAATTAAGACCAAATCTGGTGTTTTCTTATCCCAAAAGTTTGAGTTGGGACCAGGATCAGTGATCAATAGATTTTACTATGACATTGACTTTCCAAGAGGTCATATTGCTGTGAAGAGTTTTAATGCAGAAGTAGTTGATGAAGCAGGAAACCCTATCCCACTTCATGAAACTTATCTTCACCATTGGGTTGTTTACAGATACTATCAACCCAAAGATGAGTATCAGAAACATAACATATCAAAACTCATCATTGCTGGCAACAATGGAATATGCCAGGATGATATTCTTGGGCAGTACTATGGTCTTGGCTCCGAAACTCGAAAAACGCCTACTTTTGTTCCTGATCCTTATGGAGTTGAAGTTGGTAATCCTGCTGAAATTCCTGATGGCTATGAGGAAAGATGGCTGCTCAATGTGCACGCAATTGATACCCGAGGCACGGTCGATGGATTGGGATGCACTGAGTGCAGGTGTGATCTGTATAATGTCTCCAAGGATGAGTATGGCCGGCCTTTGAGGCCAGATTATAGAGGAGGTCTGTTGTGTTGCTATGATCAAACAAATTGTAAAGTCAGAAAAGGCTTTCAAGGGGTCAAAAGAAGTCTTTACCTCAAATATACTGTGGAATGGATTGATTGGACTGATTCTATTTTGCCTGTTAAGATCTATATTTTTGATGTTACTGATACTTGGAATGGTTTGAACTCTGCTAAACATAATTGCAAA ATCGAATACGAAGTTGTGGAGTCATGTAAAGGCACTAGTGTGACTAGAGTCAGATGCATTGACACCAAAAGCACAAGGGTCAGCATACCAAAAGGTGGATATGTTGTGTATGGTGCTGCTCACCAGCATACCGGGGGAGCTGGTTCAACATTATATGGAGAG GATGGAAGGGTGATATGTTCGTCAAATCCAATCTATGGAAAAGGGAAGGAAGCAGGGAATGAGGCCGGTTACATTGTAGGAATGTCCACTTGTTATCCGCAACCAGGCTCAATCAAGATAGTTGATGGTGAGACATTGGTTCTTGAGTCTAAGTACAGTAGCAGCCAAGCACATACTGGAGTTATGGGGCTATTTTACATTCTAGTTGCAGACCAATTGCCAAATTCATCAAACATCTTTTGA
- the LOC115708227 gene encoding uncharacterized protein LOC115708227, producing MGRNANEKSKLRREQRRQEISLLRTIPYSDHQRWWSAETIAVVTGGNRGIGFEHSRQLATHGLTVILTSRDSNVGAEAAKVLQEGGLNVAFHQLDVLDPLSIKQFADWLQQNYGGLDILINNAGINFNLGANNSLEHAREVVATNYFGTKSMIEAMIPLMKASNVGARIVNVSSRLGRLNGRRNRVGDLTLRQQLSDLNSLSVELIDGAVSTFVQQVEEGTWEAGGWPQMFTDYSVSKLAVNAYTRLMARVLSDRPDGQKIYINCYCPGWVKTAMTGYAGNIPAEEGADTGVWLALLPDQAITGKFFAERREISF from the exons ATGGGTAGAAACGCAAACGAAAAGTCAAAGCTCCGAAGAGAACAGAGACGCCAAGAGATATCTCTTCTTAGAACCATTCCATATTCCGATCACCAAAg ATGGTGGTCTGCAGAAACCATAGCAGTGGTAACTGGTGGTAATAGGGGTATTGGGTTTGAACATTCTAGGCAGCTCGCTACGCATGGATTGACAGTGATACTTACTTCTAGAGATAGTAATGTTGGTGCTGAAGCTGCTAAGGTCTTACAAGAAGGTGGCCTTAATGTGGCTTTTCATCAACTTGATGTTTTAGACCCTTTATCTATCAAACAATTTGCTGATTGGCTACAACAAAACTATGGTGGTTTGGATATTCTG ATAAACAATGCTGGTATTAATTTCAATCTTGGGGCTAACAATTCTCTTGAACATGCCCGGGAGGTTGTAGCAACCAATTATTTTGGCACCAAAAGTATGATTGAAGCTATGATTCCCCTGATGAAAGCTTCTAATGTGGGTGCTAGGATTGTAAATGTGAGCTCAAGATTAGGTAGACTAAACGGCAGACGAAAT AGAGTTGGAGATTTGACTTTGAGACAACAACTAAGTGATCTGAATTCGCTCTCAGTGGAATTGATTGACGGTGCTGTATCTACTTTTGTACAACAAGTAGAAGAAGGCACCTGGGAAGCAGGCgggtggccacaaatgtttacTGACTACTCGGTATCAAAACTTGCTGTTAATGCTTACACAAGGCTAATGGCAAGGGTACTATCTGATAGGCCAGATGGCCAGAAAATTTACATTAACTGCTATTGCCCGGGCTGGGTAAAAACTGCTATGACTGGTTATGCTGGGAACATTCCAGCTGAAGAAGGTGCTGATACTGGGGTATGGCTTGCCTTACTTCCAGACCAAGCAATAACAGGAAAGTTTTTCGCAGAAAGACGTGAAATAAGCTTTTAA